Proteins from a single region of Antechinus flavipes isolate AdamAnt ecotype Samford, QLD, Australia chromosome 2, AdamAnt_v2, whole genome shotgun sequence:
- the BRD8 gene encoding bromodomain-containing protein 8 isoform X8, producing the protein MATGTGKHKLLSTGPTEPWSIREKLCLASSVMRSGDQNWVSVSRAIKPFAEPGRPPDWFSQKHCASQYSELLETTETPKRKRGEKGEVVETVEDVIVRKLTAERVEELKKVIKETQEKYRQLKKDAELIQAGHMDNRLDELYNDIAMKKKLEEEEAEVKRKATDAAYQARQAVKTPPRRLPSVMVRSPAGSTSPGGDYPLGDLTSSAIEEASPGVTPGTLPSTPVTSFPGIPDTPPPGSAPLEAPMTPVTDDSPQKKMLGQKATPPPSPLLSELLKKGSLLPTSPRLVSESEMTVASGHLNNAGVLLEVGGVLPMMHGGEMQSTPSTVAASPAASGAPTLSRLLEAGPTQFTTPLTSFSAVASESPAKLLPPPVESVPQATIVMMPALPAPSSATAAATSESVVPVSQPDTRVPMEAVSDQHTVTVSMDSSEISMIINSIKEECFRSGAAEASGGSKAPSIDGKEDLDLAEKMDIAVSYTGEELDFETVGDIIAIIEDKVDDHPEVLDVAAVEAALSFCEENDDPQSLPGPWEHSLQPEQEKPIPAPSADMTVKQERLDFEESETKAIRDLVDIVEPSAEIKVEPVEPEPSIPSPEAAAGVVITANSEPPELRSQDVEEEPRGGVAVAAATATTSAVATAATTVTTAAAVAAAAAAVAAATAAAAAEIPEVETLIGKVDEPSHPTVKIEASPESVISFPHVQNPNEDPSETDNQHKFELSDSMKEESGTIFGSQIKDAPGEDEDEDGASEAASLEEPKEEDQGEGYLSEMDNEPPVSESDDGFSIHNATLQSHTLADSIPSSPASSQFSVCSEDQEAIQAQKIWKKAIMLVWRAAANHRYANVFLQPVTDDIAPGYHSIVQRPMDLSTIKKNIENGLIRTTAEFQRDIMLMFQNAVMYNSSDHDVYHMAVEMQRDVLEQIQQFLATQLIMQTSESGISAKSLRGRDSTRKQDASEKRGGRFLPNQTLKKPGVTERDRSSHLGETDSVPMGSPAFLLSLFATCVLELGTEKVLKTWQISNKNLLAHQRCSLAHLLPQASQPVLPKEQIKYNHHSFLLACCPSSVTLDHPGRCLAAARPVYRIGLLTFIY; encoded by the exons ATGGCGACAGGGACGGGCA AACACAAGCTGCTGAGTACTGGCCCCACCGAGCCATGGTCTATTCGGGAGAAACTATGTCTGGCCTCCTCTGTCATGAGGAGTGGAGATCAAAACTG ggTGTCAGTTAGCAGAGCAATCAAGCCCTTTGCTGAACCTGGCCGACCTCCTGACTGGTTTTCTCAGAAA CATTGTGCTTCCCAGTATTCGGAACTTCTAGAGACCACTGAGACCCCAAA GCGGAAACGTGGTGAAAAGGGGGAAGTGGTAGAAACAGTAGAAGATGTTATTGTTCGGAAACTGACTGCTGAAAGAGTTGAGGAGCTGAAAAAAGTAATTAAGGAGACACAGGAAAAATACAG ACAACTGAAGAAAGATGCAGAACTTATCCAAGCTGGACATATGGACAACCGACTCGATGAACTATACAATGACATTGCAAT gaaaaaaaaactggaggaaGAAGAGGCTGAAGTGAAGAGGAAGGCTACAGATGCTGCATATCAGG CTCGACAGGCAGTGAAAACGCCACCTCGGAGATTACCAAGTGTGATGGTCCGATCCCCTGCAGGTTCTACTTCTCCAGGAGGTGACTATCCATTGGGTGACTTGACTTCATCAGCTATTGAAGAGGCCAGTCCTGGA GTAACCCCTGGGACACTGCCGAGTACCCCAGTTACCTCGTTTCCTGGGATTCCTGATACCCCTCCTCCAGGCTCTGCACCCTTAGAAGCCCCCATGACCCCAGTCACAGATGACTCACCCCAGAAAAAGATGCTTGGACAGAAAGCaactccacccccctcccctctGCTGTCAGAGCTCTTGAAGAAGGGCAGCCTCCTGCCTACTAGCCCCAGACTG gTCAGTGAGAGTGAGATGACTGTGGCTTCTGGCCACCTAAACAATGCAGGTGTTCTTCTAGAGGTAGGCGGGGTCCTTCCTATGATGCATGGAGGGGAAATGCAGTCAACACCCAGCACTGTTGCAGCCTCTCCTGCTGCATCAG GTGCTCCTACTCTTTCCCGGCTTTTAGAAGCTGGTCCTACACAGTTCACCACACCTCTCACTTCCTTCTCTGCTGTTGCCAGTGAGTCTCCAGCTAAACTTCTACCACCCCCTGTAGAGTCTGTACCCCAAGCTACCATTGTTATGATGCCTGCATTGCCAGCGCCATCCTCTGCTACAGCTGCCGCCACATCAGAAAGTGTAGTTCCAG TAAGTCAGCCTGACACTCGGGTACCTATGGAGGCTGTGAGCGATCAGCATACTGTGACTGTTTCCATGGACAGCAGTGAAATCTCCATGATCATCAACTCTATCAAAGAGGAATGTTTCCGATCTGGGGCAGCTGAGGCCTCTGGAGGATCAAAAGCCCCCAGCATTGATGGAAAAGAAGATTTGGACCTGGCAGAGAAGATGGACATTGCTGTATCTTACACAGGAGAAGAGCTGGACTTTGAGACTGTGGGAGATATCATTGCCATCATTGAGGACAAA GTTGATGATCATCCAGAAGTCTTGGATGTGGCTGCTGTAGAAGCTGCCCTGTCATTCTGTGAAGAAAATGATGACCCCCAGTCCCTGCCTGGCCCTTGGGAGCATTCTCTTCAACCAGAGCAAGAGAAGCCAATCCCTGCTCCCTCAGCAGACATGACAGTCAAGCAAGAGAGGCTTGACTTTGAGGAGTCAGAGACCAAGGCAATCCGTGATCTGGTAGACATTGTGGAACCAAGTGCTGAGATCAAAGTTGAACCAGTAGAGCCGGAGCCCAGTATTCCCAGTCCTGAAGCAGCAGCTGGAGTTGTTATAACAGCAAACTCAGAGCCACCTGAGCTTAGAAGTCAAGATGTAGAAGAGGAACCTAGAGGTggtgttgctgttgctgctgccacTGCCACCACCAGTGCTGTTGCCACCGCTGCCACCACTGTTACCACTGCTGCTGCGGTGGCTGCGGCTGCAGCAGCTGTGGCAGCAGCCACAGCTGCCGCCGCAGCAGAAATTCCTGAAGTGGAGACCTTGATTGGGAAAGTTGATGAGCCCTCACATCCTACAGTAAAGATAGAG gCTTCTCCTGAAAGCGTGATATCTTTCCCACATGTTCAGAATCCCAATGAAGATCCTTCAGAGACAGATAATCAGCACAAGTTTGAGTTGTCAG ATTCAATGAAAGAAGAATCGGGAACTATTTTTGGAAGCCAGATAAAg GATGCCCCCGGtgaggatgaagatgaagatgggGCCAGTGAAGCAGCTAGCTTAGAAGAACCCAAGGAAGAAGATCAGGGAGAGGGTTATCTGTCTGAAATGGATAATGAGCCTCCTGTGAGCGAGAGTGATGATGGCTTTAGTATTCATAATGCTACTCTTCAGTCCCACACTTTAGCAGACTCCATCCCCAGTAGCCCTGCGTCTTCACAATT TTCTGTTTGTAGTGAGGATCAGGAAGCAATTCAGGCCcagaaaatatggaagaaagCTATCATGCTGGTATGGAGAGCTGCTGCCAATCACAG GTATGCCAATGTCTTCTTGCAACCTGTCACAGATGATATAGCACCTGGTTACCATAGCATTGTACAGAG GCCTATGGATTTGTCAACCATTAAGAAGAACATTGAGAATGGGCTAATAAGGACAACAGCTGAATTCCAGCGAGACATCATGCTGATGTTCCAGAATGCTGTGATGTACAATAGCTCTGACCATGATGTCTACCACATGGCTGTAGAGATGCAGAGGGATGTTTTGGAACAAATCCAG CAATTCCTGGCCACACAACTGATCATGCAGACATCAGAGTCTGGAATCAGTGCCAAAAGCCTTCGAGGGAGGGATTCTACCCGCAAACAGGATGCTTCAGAGAAG CGTGGTGGACGTTTTCTCCCAAACCAAACATTGAAGAAGCCGGGAGTGACTGAGAGAGACAGATCCAGTCACTTGGGGGAAACC GACAGTGTCCCCATGGGctctcctgccttccttctctctctcttt
- the BRD8 gene encoding bromodomain-containing protein 8 isoform X13, translated as MATGTGKHKLLSTGPTEPWSIREKLCLASSVMRSGDQNWVSVSRAIKPFAEPGRPPDWFSQKHCASQYSELLETTETPKRKRGEKGEVVETVEDVIVRKLTAERVEELKKVIKETQEKYRQLKKDAELIQAGHMDNRLDELYNDIAMKKKLEEEEAEVKRKATDAAYQARQAVKTPPRRLPSVMVRSPAGSTSPGGDYPLGDLTSSAIEEASPGVTPGTLPSTPVTSFPGIPDTPPPGSAPLEAPMTPVTDDSPQKKMLGQKATPPPSPLLSELLKKGSLLPTSPRLVSESEMTVASGHLNNAGVLLEVGGVLPMMHGGEMQSTPSTVAASPAASGAPTLSRLLEAGPTQFTTPLTSFSAVASESPAKLLPPPVESVPQATIVMMPALPAPSSATAAATSESVVPVSQPDTRVPMEAVSDQHTVTVSMDSSEISMIINSIKEECFRSGAAEASGGSKAPSIDGKEDLDLAEKMDIAVSYTGEELDFETVGDIIAIIEDKVDDHPEVLDVAAVEAALSFCEENDDPQSLPGPWEHSLQPEQEKPIPAPSADMTVKQERLDFEESETKAIRDLVDIVEPSAEIKVEPVEPEPSIPSPEAAAGVVITANSEPPELRSQDVEEEPRGGVAVAAATATTSAVATAATTVTTAAAVAAAAAAVAAATAAAAAEIPEVETLIGKVDEPSHPTVKIEASPESVISFPHVQNPNEDPSETDNQHKFELSDSMKEESGTIFGSQIKDAPGEDEDEDGASEAASLEEPKEEDQGEGYLSEMDNEPPVSESDDGFSIHNATLQSHTLADSIPSSPASSQFSVCSEDQEAIQAQKIWKKAIMLVWRAAANHRYANVFLQPVTDDIAPGYHSIVQRPMDLSTIKKNIENGLIRTTAEFQRDIMLMFQNAVMYNSSDHDVYHMAVEMQRDVLEQIQQFLATQLIMQTSESGISAKSLRGRDSTRKQDASEKSDLWALDRPLPKVLTFSP; from the exons ATGGCGACAGGGACGGGCA AACACAAGCTGCTGAGTACTGGCCCCACCGAGCCATGGTCTATTCGGGAGAAACTATGTCTGGCCTCCTCTGTCATGAGGAGTGGAGATCAAAACTG ggTGTCAGTTAGCAGAGCAATCAAGCCCTTTGCTGAACCTGGCCGACCTCCTGACTGGTTTTCTCAGAAA CATTGTGCTTCCCAGTATTCGGAACTTCTAGAGACCACTGAGACCCCAAA GCGGAAACGTGGTGAAAAGGGGGAAGTGGTAGAAACAGTAGAAGATGTTATTGTTCGGAAACTGACTGCTGAAAGAGTTGAGGAGCTGAAAAAAGTAATTAAGGAGACACAGGAAAAATACAG ACAACTGAAGAAAGATGCAGAACTTATCCAAGCTGGACATATGGACAACCGACTCGATGAACTATACAATGACATTGCAAT gaaaaaaaaactggaggaaGAAGAGGCTGAAGTGAAGAGGAAGGCTACAGATGCTGCATATCAGG CTCGACAGGCAGTGAAAACGCCACCTCGGAGATTACCAAGTGTGATGGTCCGATCCCCTGCAGGTTCTACTTCTCCAGGAGGTGACTATCCATTGGGTGACTTGACTTCATCAGCTATTGAAGAGGCCAGTCCTGGA GTAACCCCTGGGACACTGCCGAGTACCCCAGTTACCTCGTTTCCTGGGATTCCTGATACCCCTCCTCCAGGCTCTGCACCCTTAGAAGCCCCCATGACCCCAGTCACAGATGACTCACCCCAGAAAAAGATGCTTGGACAGAAAGCaactccacccccctcccctctGCTGTCAGAGCTCTTGAAGAAGGGCAGCCTCCTGCCTACTAGCCCCAGACTG gTCAGTGAGAGTGAGATGACTGTGGCTTCTGGCCACCTAAACAATGCAGGTGTTCTTCTAGAGGTAGGCGGGGTCCTTCCTATGATGCATGGAGGGGAAATGCAGTCAACACCCAGCACTGTTGCAGCCTCTCCTGCTGCATCAG GTGCTCCTACTCTTTCCCGGCTTTTAGAAGCTGGTCCTACACAGTTCACCACACCTCTCACTTCCTTCTCTGCTGTTGCCAGTGAGTCTCCAGCTAAACTTCTACCACCCCCTGTAGAGTCTGTACCCCAAGCTACCATTGTTATGATGCCTGCATTGCCAGCGCCATCCTCTGCTACAGCTGCCGCCACATCAGAAAGTGTAGTTCCAG TAAGTCAGCCTGACACTCGGGTACCTATGGAGGCTGTGAGCGATCAGCATACTGTGACTGTTTCCATGGACAGCAGTGAAATCTCCATGATCATCAACTCTATCAAAGAGGAATGTTTCCGATCTGGGGCAGCTGAGGCCTCTGGAGGATCAAAAGCCCCCAGCATTGATGGAAAAGAAGATTTGGACCTGGCAGAGAAGATGGACATTGCTGTATCTTACACAGGAGAAGAGCTGGACTTTGAGACTGTGGGAGATATCATTGCCATCATTGAGGACAAA GTTGATGATCATCCAGAAGTCTTGGATGTGGCTGCTGTAGAAGCTGCCCTGTCATTCTGTGAAGAAAATGATGACCCCCAGTCCCTGCCTGGCCCTTGGGAGCATTCTCTTCAACCAGAGCAAGAGAAGCCAATCCCTGCTCCCTCAGCAGACATGACAGTCAAGCAAGAGAGGCTTGACTTTGAGGAGTCAGAGACCAAGGCAATCCGTGATCTGGTAGACATTGTGGAACCAAGTGCTGAGATCAAAGTTGAACCAGTAGAGCCGGAGCCCAGTATTCCCAGTCCTGAAGCAGCAGCTGGAGTTGTTATAACAGCAAACTCAGAGCCACCTGAGCTTAGAAGTCAAGATGTAGAAGAGGAACCTAGAGGTggtgttgctgttgctgctgccacTGCCACCACCAGTGCTGTTGCCACCGCTGCCACCACTGTTACCACTGCTGCTGCGGTGGCTGCGGCTGCAGCAGCTGTGGCAGCAGCCACAGCTGCCGCCGCAGCAGAAATTCCTGAAGTGGAGACCTTGATTGGGAAAGTTGATGAGCCCTCACATCCTACAGTAAAGATAGAG gCTTCTCCTGAAAGCGTGATATCTTTCCCACATGTTCAGAATCCCAATGAAGATCCTTCAGAGACAGATAATCAGCACAAGTTTGAGTTGTCAG ATTCAATGAAAGAAGAATCGGGAACTATTTTTGGAAGCCAGATAAAg GATGCCCCCGGtgaggatgaagatgaagatgggGCCAGTGAAGCAGCTAGCTTAGAAGAACCCAAGGAAGAAGATCAGGGAGAGGGTTATCTGTCTGAAATGGATAATGAGCCTCCTGTGAGCGAGAGTGATGATGGCTTTAGTATTCATAATGCTACTCTTCAGTCCCACACTTTAGCAGACTCCATCCCCAGTAGCCCTGCGTCTTCACAATT TTCTGTTTGTAGTGAGGATCAGGAAGCAATTCAGGCCcagaaaatatggaagaaagCTATCATGCTGGTATGGAGAGCTGCTGCCAATCACAG GTATGCCAATGTCTTCTTGCAACCTGTCACAGATGATATAGCACCTGGTTACCATAGCATTGTACAGAG GCCTATGGATTTGTCAACCATTAAGAAGAACATTGAGAATGGGCTAATAAGGACAACAGCTGAATTCCAGCGAGACATCATGCTGATGTTCCAGAATGCTGTGATGTACAATAGCTCTGACCATGATGTCTACCACATGGCTGTAGAGATGCAGAGGGATGTTTTGGAACAAATCCAG CAATTCCTGGCCACACAACTGATCATGCAGACATCAGAGTCTGGAATCAGTGCCAAAAGCCTTCGAGGGAGGGATTCTACCCGCAAACAGGATGCTTCAGAGAAG TCAGACCTCTGGGCGTTGGATAGGCCGCTCCCAAAAGTCCTGACGTTCTCCCCATAG
- the BRD8 gene encoding bromodomain-containing protein 8 isoform X12, translating into MATGTGKHKLLSTGPTEPWSIREKLCLASSVMRSGDQNWVSVSRAIKPFAEPGRPPDWFSQKHCASQYSELLETTETPKRKRGEKGEVVETVEDVIVRKLTAERVEELKKVIKETQEKYRQLKKDAELIQAGHMDNRLDELYNDIAMKKKLEEEEAEVKRKATDAAYQARQAVKTPPRRLPSVMVRSPAGSTSPGGDYPLGDLTSSAIEEASPGVTPGTLPSTPVTSFPGIPDTPPPGSAPLEAPMTPVTDDSPQKKMLGQKATPPPSPLLSELLKKGSLLPTSPRLVSESEMTVASGHLNNAGVLLEVGGVLPMMHGGEMQSTPSTVAASPAASGAPTLSRLLEAGPTQFTTPLTSFSAVASESPAKLLPPPVESVPQATIVMMPALPAPSSATAAATSESVVPVSQPDTRVPMEAVSDQHTVTVSMDSSEISMIINSIKEECFRSGAAEASGGSKAPSIDGKEDLDLAEKMDIAVSYTGEELDFETVGDIIAIIEDKVDDHPEVLDVAAVEAALSFCEENDDPQSLPGPWEHSLQPEQEKPIPAPSADMTVKQERLDFEESETKAIRDLVDIVEPSAEIKVEPVEPEPSIPSPEAAAGVVITANSEPPELRSQDVEEEPRGGVAVAAATATTSAVATAATTVTTAAAVAAAAAAVAAATAAAAAEIPEVETLIGKVDEPSHPTVKIEASPESVISFPHVQNPNEDPSETDNQHKFELSDSMKEESGTIFGSQIKDAPGEDEDEDGASEAASLEEPKEEDQGEGYLSEMDNEPPVSESDDGFSIHNATLQSHTLADSIPSSPASSQFSVCSEDQEAIQAQKIWKKAIMLVWRAAANHRYANVFLQPVTDDIAPGYHSIVQRPMDLSTIKKNIENGLIRTTAEFQRDIMLMFQNAVMYNSSDHDVYHMAVEMQRDVLEQIQQFLATQLIMQTSESGISAKSLRGRDSTRKQDASEKDGGTRGRRCAIEADLKMKK; encoded by the exons ATGGCGACAGGGACGGGCA AACACAAGCTGCTGAGTACTGGCCCCACCGAGCCATGGTCTATTCGGGAGAAACTATGTCTGGCCTCCTCTGTCATGAGGAGTGGAGATCAAAACTG ggTGTCAGTTAGCAGAGCAATCAAGCCCTTTGCTGAACCTGGCCGACCTCCTGACTGGTTTTCTCAGAAA CATTGTGCTTCCCAGTATTCGGAACTTCTAGAGACCACTGAGACCCCAAA GCGGAAACGTGGTGAAAAGGGGGAAGTGGTAGAAACAGTAGAAGATGTTATTGTTCGGAAACTGACTGCTGAAAGAGTTGAGGAGCTGAAAAAAGTAATTAAGGAGACACAGGAAAAATACAG ACAACTGAAGAAAGATGCAGAACTTATCCAAGCTGGACATATGGACAACCGACTCGATGAACTATACAATGACATTGCAAT gaaaaaaaaactggaggaaGAAGAGGCTGAAGTGAAGAGGAAGGCTACAGATGCTGCATATCAGG CTCGACAGGCAGTGAAAACGCCACCTCGGAGATTACCAAGTGTGATGGTCCGATCCCCTGCAGGTTCTACTTCTCCAGGAGGTGACTATCCATTGGGTGACTTGACTTCATCAGCTATTGAAGAGGCCAGTCCTGGA GTAACCCCTGGGACACTGCCGAGTACCCCAGTTACCTCGTTTCCTGGGATTCCTGATACCCCTCCTCCAGGCTCTGCACCCTTAGAAGCCCCCATGACCCCAGTCACAGATGACTCACCCCAGAAAAAGATGCTTGGACAGAAAGCaactccacccccctcccctctGCTGTCAGAGCTCTTGAAGAAGGGCAGCCTCCTGCCTACTAGCCCCAGACTG gTCAGTGAGAGTGAGATGACTGTGGCTTCTGGCCACCTAAACAATGCAGGTGTTCTTCTAGAGGTAGGCGGGGTCCTTCCTATGATGCATGGAGGGGAAATGCAGTCAACACCCAGCACTGTTGCAGCCTCTCCTGCTGCATCAG GTGCTCCTACTCTTTCCCGGCTTTTAGAAGCTGGTCCTACACAGTTCACCACACCTCTCACTTCCTTCTCTGCTGTTGCCAGTGAGTCTCCAGCTAAACTTCTACCACCCCCTGTAGAGTCTGTACCCCAAGCTACCATTGTTATGATGCCTGCATTGCCAGCGCCATCCTCTGCTACAGCTGCCGCCACATCAGAAAGTGTAGTTCCAG TAAGTCAGCCTGACACTCGGGTACCTATGGAGGCTGTGAGCGATCAGCATACTGTGACTGTTTCCATGGACAGCAGTGAAATCTCCATGATCATCAACTCTATCAAAGAGGAATGTTTCCGATCTGGGGCAGCTGAGGCCTCTGGAGGATCAAAAGCCCCCAGCATTGATGGAAAAGAAGATTTGGACCTGGCAGAGAAGATGGACATTGCTGTATCTTACACAGGAGAAGAGCTGGACTTTGAGACTGTGGGAGATATCATTGCCATCATTGAGGACAAA GTTGATGATCATCCAGAAGTCTTGGATGTGGCTGCTGTAGAAGCTGCCCTGTCATTCTGTGAAGAAAATGATGACCCCCAGTCCCTGCCTGGCCCTTGGGAGCATTCTCTTCAACCAGAGCAAGAGAAGCCAATCCCTGCTCCCTCAGCAGACATGACAGTCAAGCAAGAGAGGCTTGACTTTGAGGAGTCAGAGACCAAGGCAATCCGTGATCTGGTAGACATTGTGGAACCAAGTGCTGAGATCAAAGTTGAACCAGTAGAGCCGGAGCCCAGTATTCCCAGTCCTGAAGCAGCAGCTGGAGTTGTTATAACAGCAAACTCAGAGCCACCTGAGCTTAGAAGTCAAGATGTAGAAGAGGAACCTAGAGGTggtgttgctgttgctgctgccacTGCCACCACCAGTGCTGTTGCCACCGCTGCCACCACTGTTACCACTGCTGCTGCGGTGGCTGCGGCTGCAGCAGCTGTGGCAGCAGCCACAGCTGCCGCCGCAGCAGAAATTCCTGAAGTGGAGACCTTGATTGGGAAAGTTGATGAGCCCTCACATCCTACAGTAAAGATAGAG gCTTCTCCTGAAAGCGTGATATCTTTCCCACATGTTCAGAATCCCAATGAAGATCCTTCAGAGACAGATAATCAGCACAAGTTTGAGTTGTCAG ATTCAATGAAAGAAGAATCGGGAACTATTTTTGGAAGCCAGATAAAg GATGCCCCCGGtgaggatgaagatgaagatgggGCCAGTGAAGCAGCTAGCTTAGAAGAACCCAAGGAAGAAGATCAGGGAGAGGGTTATCTGTCTGAAATGGATAATGAGCCTCCTGTGAGCGAGAGTGATGATGGCTTTAGTATTCATAATGCTACTCTTCAGTCCCACACTTTAGCAGACTCCATCCCCAGTAGCCCTGCGTCTTCACAATT TTCTGTTTGTAGTGAGGATCAGGAAGCAATTCAGGCCcagaaaatatggaagaaagCTATCATGCTGGTATGGAGAGCTGCTGCCAATCACAG GTATGCCAATGTCTTCTTGCAACCTGTCACAGATGATATAGCACCTGGTTACCATAGCATTGTACAGAG GCCTATGGATTTGTCAACCATTAAGAAGAACATTGAGAATGGGCTAATAAGGACAACAGCTGAATTCCAGCGAGACATCATGCTGATGTTCCAGAATGCTGTGATGTACAATAGCTCTGACCATGATGTCTACCACATGGCTGTAGAGATGCAGAGGGATGTTTTGGAACAAATCCAG CAATTCCTGGCCACACAACTGATCATGCAGACATCAGAGTCTGGAATCAGTGCCAAAAGCCTTCGAGGGAGGGATTCTACCCGCAAACAGGATGCTTCAGAGAAG